The genome window AATCGGTGCCCAGCGCCACCGGCACCCCCCGGTCCACGAGTTGACGCACCGGCATGTAGTGCGGACGGCCAAACCAGTGCGTGCTGCCGGGACAAAACACAGCGCTGACATTCCGCCTGGCCAGCAGGTCCACATCGGTCCCCACATGATTCAGGTGCACGCCGACCATCCCCTCCAGCACGCCCAGCCGCTCCAGGTACGCCACCGGCGCAAGACCCGGCGGTTGCCAGTTCGCGTCGTACACACCGCGTTTCTCCAGCAGGGCGCGCATCGGTCCGCTGCCGGTCATTAAAAATTCCTCTTCCTCCGGCACTTCCGCCACGTGGCAGGACAACGGGCAGCGGTGGTGGGCGGCGATGCGTTTGAGTTTGCGGAACAGCTCGGGCGAGACGGAATACGGCGCATGCGGGGCGAGACCCAGGCGGATGCGTCCGCCCGGCGATTCGTGTTCTTCCAGCAGGCGCTCGACGCGCGCCGCCCGGGCCGCGGCGTCTTCTTCCGGGAACCCCAGCGTTTCCAGAAACAGCATCTGCCGGAACGGCAAGCGGGCGAACTCCACCAGCAACTCGGGGTGCGCCAGGTAATCGCCCAGCAGCGTGACCCCGGAACGCAGCAGCACCTCGCTCTCTCGATGCAGGGCGGCCACACGCTCGGCCCAGGGCAAAGCGGTGTTGGCCGCCACCACATCCAGAATCCAGTCGGCGAACGGCGTGCCCGGCGTCAGTTTCCCGTCCAGCGCCGACAGGCCCATGTGACTGTGGGCGTTGACGAAACCCGGTAAGAGCAGATGATCGGACAGATCGAGCGTCGGCTCCGCATGACCTTCCGTCACGCCGCTCTGGATGCGGTCCACGCGCCCGTCCCGCACCCACAACTCGCCCCGCTCAAAATCCTCGCCGGTCATGGTGACGAGGCGGGCAAACAGGATGCGGAGTCGGGCAGGCGGGGTCATGATGGCATTCCTCAAGGCAGGTCGGCGGTGATGCCCCAGGCATCGTTCTTTTGGATGGCGTCGTTGCGGCGTCCCAATGAATAGCGGTCCACGCCGCCGCCGGTGTCGAACAGAAACCCGAAGCTGCCGCGCGCGGCCACGGCATCGTACAAACCAAAACCCTGCCCCATGTCGCGGCAGGTGTACTCGTCGTCACCTCCGGTATCGAGCAGCAGGCCGATGCCGTCGCCGTTGCCCGCACCCTGCGACAACAGACTGCTGGTGTAGCGATCGTCGCCGCCGCGGTCGATCAGCATGCCGACGCCGGTTTCGTGGCCGACGCCCTGCGACACCCCGGCATGCGACAGGTAATCGTCGTCGCCGCCATTGTCCAGCAGCAACCCCGCGCCCTGCCGGAATCCCACACCCTGCGCATACCGCCCGGCCAGGTAGCGGTCGTCGCCGTTGTCGTCGAACAAAATACCAATCCCATACGTGCGCCCCGTTCCCTGCGCGAAATAATCGGCGACATAGGTGTCGTTGCCGTTCTGGTCGGACAACACCCCGATGCCACCGGAGACCTGCACCAGGGTGTCCCAGCGGTCGTAACCCAGCCCCACGCCCTGCGCCATGGAGCGGAACGCCAGAATGGGCTCGGAATAATCGGCGAAGGAGCCGCCGGAGGTGTAGCGATCCTGGCCGTCGGCATCCACCAACAATCCGTAACCCCCGCTTGCGCCCAGTCCCTGCCCGTAGAGGGCGTTGCCGTAATGATCGTCGCCGCCCTGTTCGGCCAGCACGCCGACGCCTAACAACCCGGCTCCCTGGCAGAACACATGGCACTGGTAACGGTCCTGACCGCCGCTGTCCACCAGCACGCCGACACCGAGGAACGCCGTCCCCTGCGAAAAATGATCCGCCACGTAACGGTCGTTGCCGCCCAGGTCCAACAAAAATCCCGCACCCAGCAACCCCGCGCCCTGCGCCCCCCAGCCCCGCGACAGGTACAGGTCGTTGCCGCCCAGATCGACCACCACCCTGTTGCGCCGCCCCACCTGGCTGGCCCCAGCGGTGTTGAGGTAACGGTCGTCGCCGCCCAGGTCGATGATCACATCCGCGTCCTCGCCATACACATTGGCGTCGCCGTTGCCGACCACAATATGCAGGCCGCCCGCACGGATCACCACCCGGTCGCGTTCCTCGCGCACCACCCAGCCTTCGCGGAAGGGTTTGAAGGTGCCTCCCTGCTGGTTGAACGCCTGCAACCATTCCACGTCCAAGGCCTGGGCGATGAGTTTTCCGGCGTGCAGGATTTTCTGCCGGTCCACTTTGAGCGCGGTTTCAAACCAGCGCAGAAAGCGGTCCTCCATTTCCTGTTTTTCCGTTTCGGAGCGATCGACGTAGTCGTCTTCCAGATCCTGAAACACCCAGTCGCGGATGCCCGCTTCCAGAAACGCGATGTCATCGACGGTCATGCCCGCCAGCGCCTGACGGCGCAGCGTCTCGGCCCGGTTCATGGCGGCGACCAGCCGATCGATGAAGGTCTCCAGGTCGGCGGGCGGCGGCAGGGCCTTCGCGTCTTCCACGGTCTCCATGTCCAGAGCACGGATGCCCGCGCCCACCAGCTTATCGAGACTCTGCCGTTCGCGGTGGAACGACTGGTTGACCTGCCGCGTCAGCAGGTGCGCCACCCACGGCAGGTCCATCGGCTGCTGCAACAGGTAATTCATTTCCTTAAGGCGGAACGGATTGTACGCGCCATCCTGAAACGCCGTGGTCAGCACCTGCCGGGAGGTGCGCCGCATGGCGCCGACGCTTCGATGAAACCCCTCCAGCATGCCTTCGCGTTGCAGCATCTGCGAAAAAAACGTCTCCTTCGCTTCCGCATGCAAACGGTCCAGTTCCGGATGCGACGGCACCGGCGCCGGGGTGGTCGGCACCGGATCGAGCGTCAACGCCAGGTCCATCACCGCTTCGCCGCGCAGGAGTTTCAATTGCAGGGTGCCGCCCGCGCCCACTTCCGCCACACGGTTCTGGAAATGCACGATCAGCGAATTTTCCGGACCCAGCTCCAGCCGCTCGTTGTTGACGCGCACGATGCGGTCGGTGGGCCTCAATCCCGCACGGGAAGCGGTCGAGCCGGGATACACTCGGTACACGCGCAGGGCCGGGGTGAAATCATCCGCGCCCGGCAGGAACACCGGCTTGGTTTCGCGCGGGGCGATGCCCAGCCACCCGGCCTGGCGGACGGCCTCCACCACCGGCACTTCGGCCGGGGCGGTCTGCAACGAAGGCAATCCCAAAAGCGGGTACAGGTGAAACAGATCCGATTCGCCCGCACCCGACACCCCCTGTTGGGCGACGGGTTCCATCTCCGGCAGGGAGGGCGGAGCCTCGGCTCTCACCGGAGACACCAGCGCCAGCACCCCCACCAGCATCCACACGGCGTTAAGCCACCGATCGTTCAACATACCTCCCCTTTTTAAGGAACCCGATTGCACCGAACGCCGTATGCATTTTCAAAACCAGGTCTGCTGGCGATAGGTATCGTACGCCTCGCCGAATCTGGTTTGCAGCGTGCGTTCTTCCTGCCGGGCGCGCACGATGTTGAGCGGCACCACAACGATAAAAAGATACACCATTCCATACATCGAACCGACCGCAAGAAACAGTCCCAGAAACGTCAGCACGATGCCCCAGTACACCGGGTGCCGCACATAGCGGTACACGCCGTGATCCACCAGCCGGTCGCCACCCGGCAGCACCGCCAGCGACCGCCCCAGCTGCGCCATCGCCACCGTCCAGAACAACAACCCCGACAACCCGACGGTCAATCCCACATACACCAACGGCCGCACGCCGAATCCAAAATGCTTCGGTCCCAACCACGCCACCAGCAAGGCACCGAGATAGAGCGACGGAATCGCCACCGTCAACACGAGGCTTTTGACGGGCGACATGACCGGGCCGGACGCCCCCCCGGTCGCGCCGGGCGTCGCGTTGTGCCGCCCACGATCAGACTCCGTCATGAGGGCCTCCCGCACCGTCGTCATCGGATTCCGCAAGCAGCAGGCGCAGCCAGTGCTCGCGGCCTTCCACCACCTCCAGCGACACCCGCAATGCATACCACGGCAGCGCGAACGCGTGGTCAAATAATTTCACCGCGTCCTTTTCCGTCGTCACCAACAGTTCCGCTCCGGCCTTGACGGCGCGCGCCTCGATTTCCTGAAGGTCCTCCGCGCGGTAGGCATAGTGATCGGGGAAGGCGAACTTGGACACCACCTCCGCGCCCAGTGCTTCCAGCGAGGCCTTGAAGTCGGCGGGGTTGCCGATGCCGCAGAACAATCCAATCTTGCGGCCCTGTAAATGAGAAAGCGGCTGCGTCTCGCCGGTGGGCGGGTGCACCAGGTCCACCGGGCGCAGTTGCGTGGCGATGACGGGAACGTTTCGGGGATTGGGCGTCACCGCACCGTCACCGACTGTGGGACGAAAGCGGGTGAGGCAGATGAGGTCGGCGCGCTCAATCTCCTGCAACGGTTCGCGCAACTCGCCTGCCGGGAAAATGCAGCCATTGCCGAACGGGCTCTGGTGGTCGCACAATAAAATGTTGAGATCGCGGTGCAGCGGCAAATGCTGGAAGCCGTCGTCGAGGATCAATACATCCGCGCCCAATGTGTCGATGGCGAAGCGGCCGCTGGCGTAGCGGCTTTTGGCGGTGAGCACGGGGACGCCATCGAGGCGGCGCGCCATCATCACCGGTTCGTCGCCCGCCTCGGCGGGGGTCAACAGCACGCTGTGGCCGTCGCTGACCACATTGACCGCGAGCGGCGATTCGCCGCCGTAGCCGCGGCTCAACACCGCCGGACGGTGGCCGTGGGCTTGCAGGGTTTCGGCGATGCACACCACCGTCGGTGTTTTGCCGGTGCCGCCCAGGGTCAGGTTGCCGACGCTGATCACGCGTTTTTCCAGTTTGCGCGCCGGCAGGATTTTTTTGCGGTAGCACCCCGCGCGCAGTTTCTGCATGATGCCGTAGAACACCGACACACTCTTCAGAAACAGGTACATGGGCACGTGATAGTATTTGCGGTCGGGCGAGATGACCTGGTAGTACAGCGATTCAATGCTCATATTCGGATTTCGCGGCCCCGGCGTGTCCCCAAAACGTTCGTATCTGGTTTATAATCAAAGCCATGATTGTGATCTACCATCTTATCACAGGCCTTGCCCTGTTGGCGCTTTCGCCTTACCTTCTTGTGCGTGCGGCGTTCGACGCCGGCTTCCGCAGAGAGTTGTGCGAACGCATGGGCAACTGGAAATCGCTGCCCGCCTGCCAGGACACGCTGTGGGTGCATGCCTCGTCGGTGGGCGAGGTGCGCGTGGCCCGGGTGCTCATTCGGGGATTGCTCCAGCGTTTTCCGCATCACCAGGTGGTGCTCTCGACGTTCACGCCGACGGGCTACCGGCAGGCAATGGAGTTCGGCCTGTGCCCGGTGTTCCGCCTGCCGCCGGACCTGTTCTGGCTGACCGGCGCGGTGCTGAACCGTCTGCACCCGGCGATGCTGATCCTGATCGAAGCCGAGTTCTGGCCCGGCCTGCTGCATCAGTGTGCCGGACGCGACATCCCGGTGGTGCTGGTCAACGGCCGCATGTCGCGCAAGTCGTTCCGCCGGTACCGCCAGATCGCACCGCTGTTCCGCTGGCTGGTCGCAGGCATTGAACGCTTCGCCATGCGCTCGGGGGAAGACGCCGAACGCCTGCGCTCGCTGGGCATCCCGGAGGCGCGGATCGACAACACCGGCAACATGAAATTCGATGCGCTGCCGGAAACCGGCGGCGCCACCCGAACAGAAACGCCGCTCGTCGTGTTCGGCTCGACACGCCCCGGCGACGAAGACCCGATCCTCGACGCCATCACCCGCCTCACGCAGGAACAGGAAGACACCCCGTGGCGATTCGTGCTGGCGCCGCGCCACCCGCAACGCTCGGACGAGGTGGAGGCCCTGATCCTCAACCGCGGCCTGCCCTACAAACGATTCAGCGAGCTGGACGGCGCAGCGGCTCCCGATGTCGCCCTGGTGCTGGTCGATGAAATCGGCCACCTCAACGACTATTACCGGCAGAGCCTGCTGGCCTTCGTCGGCGGCGGCTTCCATCCGGAATTCGGCGGCCAGAACATCCTGGAACCGGCGATGCACGGCGTGCCGGTGGTGTTCGGTCCGCACATGGACAACTTCAAGGAAGAAGCGCGCCTGCTGGTGGAGTCCGGCGGCGGCATTCAGCTGCAAAGCGCCGACGAGCTATACCCAACTCTGCATGCTCTCCTCACGCAGCCGGAGGAAATCAAAAACCGCAGCAAGCTGGCCGCGGTGATGGTGCACAAACACCGGGGCGCGCTGGACGCCAACCTGCGCATTCTCGAACAGATGCTGGCTCCACAAACCGATTGACCGGACCGTTTTCAATGATGCCCGTTTTCTATCACATGCTTTCCAGTCTGGCCTCGGTGCTGGTGCTGCCTTTGTTTTTTTTCTACGCCATCATCAATGGCAAAAAAACGCGCGGGCTGGGTCACCACTTCGGCTACGTGCCGACGGTGAAACGCAAGGCAGGACGGCCACTCATCTGGGTGCAGGCGCTGTCGTTCGGCGAGGTCAACGCCGCCGCACCGGTGCTGCGCCGACTGCATGAGGACCGGCCCGATCTCGATATCGTCGTCTCGGTGACCACCGACTCCGGTTACGACGGCGCACGCCGCCAGATGCCGTTCGCCCGCCAGATCTTTTTTCATCCGCTCGACGGCTGGCCGTTCCTGGCGTGGGCGCTGACGCGCATCCGCCCGGACCTCTACGTGCTCACCGACACCGGCTTCTGGCCAGGCATGATTTACCTGCTGAAAGCGCGCGGCATTCCGCAAATGCTGTTCAACGGCAGGCTGTCGGAGAAATCGCTCAAATGCTACGGCTTCGTCAAGCCGTGGGTGAAGGGACTGCTCAACCGTTTCGACCTCATCTGCATGCAGAGTGAAGCGGGCCGGCAGGCGATGGTGAGCCTCGGTGCCGAGCCGGAAATCCTGCGCGTGGTCGGCGACACCAAGTACGACGGGCTCAAAAGCATCAGCCAGCCGGAAGGATTCCACCTGCGCGAGGCCTTGCGCATTCCGGCGAGCCACCCGGTGTGGATGGCGGGCAGCACGCATCCGGGCGAAGAGATCATCGTGCTCGACGCCTTCCAAACGCTGCGCGCCCGCTATCCCAAACTGACGCTGGTGATCGCGCCGCGCCGACTGGAACGGGTGGGCGAGGTGATGGGGCTGATCGCGGAGCGCGGCCTCGACTGCATCCGCAGGAGCGCCATCCAGCCCGACGACTCACACGGGCACGACGTCATCCTGCTCGACACCATGGGCGAGCTGGCGAAGCTGTACGCCGTGGCGGACGTGACGTTTGTCGGACGCAGTCTCATCGCGCCGGGCGGCGGGCACAGCCTCATCGAACCGGCAGCGCAGGGCAAGGTGGTGCTGCACGGACCGTTCGTCGAAAACGTGCAACACTCCGCCGACGAACTGGGAGAACTCGGCATCGCCATCGAAGTCGCCGACGCCGACGCCATGGCCAAACGCATCATGCAACTGTTCGAGGAAGACACCCTGCACGCACGGTTGATGGAAAAAGCGGTGACCCTGGTCAAAGAAAAAAAAGGCGCCTCCCGCGAAATGGCGGGACTGATCTTAAGAGCGCTGGATGGGGCTCAATGAGCTTGAAAACAGCAGATCATTGAATCCCCTCTCCAAAGGGGGAGTTTTCTCTCCTCCCCTTTTCAAGGGGAGGGTTGGGAGGGGTTACCAAGGACTCAACCTTACTTGTAATTTGCTTGTCCTGGAGCAACAGCGAAGATTCTCTGTGCTCCCGATGAAAGAAAGCATCCACATCCTTCGCTCGCGTTCAGGATGACACACCAAGGAAAAAGCCCCCTAGCCTCCTTCGGAGAAGGGGGAACCCGTGGGCACTTTATGCGCGGTGAGTTTGCTCACCCCATACACAGCGAGGGTGGCGAGGGTGAAGGCAGGGATCATTTCGTACAACACATCCTTCATGCCGCTGTGGTACCAGACAACGGTGGTGACAAAGCCCGTCACCATGCCGGCAATCGCGCCTTCGCGCGTCACGCCTTTCCAGTACAGCGAAAACAAAATCACCGGACCGAAGCTCGATCCCAACGCCGACCACGCCAACAGCACGAACCAGAAAATGACGTGTGTCTCCATCAGCGAAATCAGCATGGCGCCGAGGCCTAGGGCCAGCACGGTGTAACGGCTGATGCGCACGATCTGCTGATGACTGAGGTTGTGGTTGATCATTTTCGAGTACACGTCGTGCGCGACCGACGAGGCGGCGACGATGATGAGCGCCGAGACGGTGGACATGATGGCCGCCATCACCCCGGTCAGCACCACGGCGGTCAGGCCCGTCGGCAACAGGTCGGTGGCGGCGCGCGGGAACAGGTGCTCGGGATCGTCCAGCGTCGGGTACAGCGCGTTGCCGCAGATGCCGAGCAAGATCGCCGA of Nitrospina watsonii contains these proteins:
- a CDS encoding amidohydrolase family protein is translated as MTPPARLRILFARLVTMTGEDFERGELWVRDGRVDRIQSGVTEGHAEPTLDLSDHLLLPGFVNAHSHMGLSALDGKLTPGTPFADWILDVVAANTALPWAERVAALHRESEVLLRSGVTLLGDYLAHPELLVEFARLPFRQMLFLETLGFPEEDAAARAARVERLLEEHESPGGRIRLGLAPHAPYSVSPELFRKLKRIAAHHRCPLSCHVAEVPEEEEFLMTGSGPMRALLEKRGVYDANWQPPGLAPVAYLERLGVLEGMVGVHLNHVGTDVDLLARRNVSAVFCPGSTHWFGRPHYMPVRQLVDRGVPVALGTDSLASNASLNFLRELRLAETLLPDLSRTEILKMATRWGAEALHCEAGTVEAGRFADLTGFRLADKERDWFDIPFESQREQADFVMVQGNVVHTRPVFGEE
- a CDS encoding methyltransferase family protein, which produces MTESDRGRHNATPGATGGASGPVMSPVKSLVLTVAIPSLYLGALLVAWLGPKHFGFGVRPLVYVGLTVGLSGLLFWTVAMAQLGRSLAVLPGGDRLVDHGVYRYVRHPVYWGIVLTFLGLFLAVGSMYGMVYLFIVVVPLNIVRARQEERTLQTRFGEAYDTYRQQTWF
- the lpxK gene encoding tetraacyldisaccharide 4'-kinase, whose product is MSIESLYYQVISPDRKYYHVPMYLFLKSVSVFYGIMQKLRAGCYRKKILPARKLEKRVISVGNLTLGGTGKTPTVVCIAETLQAHGHRPAVLSRGYGGESPLAVNVVSDGHSVLLTPAEAGDEPVMMARRLDGVPVLTAKSRYASGRFAIDTLGADVLILDDGFQHLPLHRDLNILLCDHQSPFGNGCIFPAGELREPLQEIERADLICLTRFRPTVGDGAVTPNPRNVPVIATQLRPVDLVHPPTGETQPLSHLQGRKIGLFCGIGNPADFKASLEALGAEVVSKFAFPDHYAYRAEDLQEIEARAVKAGAELLVTTEKDAVKLFDHAFALPWYALRVSLEVVEGREHWLRLLLAESDDDGAGGPHDGV
- a CDS encoding 3-deoxy-D-manno-octulosonic acid transferase; protein product: MIVIYHLITGLALLALSPYLLVRAAFDAGFRRELCERMGNWKSLPACQDTLWVHASSVGEVRVARVLIRGLLQRFPHHQVVLSTFTPTGYRQAMEFGLCPVFRLPPDLFWLTGAVLNRLHPAMLILIEAEFWPGLLHQCAGRDIPVVLVNGRMSRKSFRRYRQIAPLFRWLVAGIERFAMRSGEDAERLRSLGIPEARIDNTGNMKFDALPETGGATRTETPLVVFGSTRPGDEDPILDAITRLTQEQEDTPWRFVLAPRHPQRSDEVEALILNRGLPYKRFSELDGAAAPDVALVLVDEIGHLNDYYRQSLLAFVGGGFHPEFGGQNILEPAMHGVPVVFGPHMDNFKEEARLLVESGGGIQLQSADELYPTLHALLTQPEEIKNRSKLAAVMVHKHRGALDANLRILEQMLAPQTD
- a CDS encoding 3-deoxy-D-manno-octulosonic acid transferase — encoded protein: MMPVFYHMLSSLASVLVLPLFFFYAIINGKKTRGLGHHFGYVPTVKRKAGRPLIWVQALSFGEVNAAAPVLRRLHEDRPDLDIVVSVTTDSGYDGARRQMPFARQIFFHPLDGWPFLAWALTRIRPDLYVLTDTGFWPGMIYLLKARGIPQMLFNGRLSEKSLKCYGFVKPWVKGLLNRFDLICMQSEAGRQAMVSLGAEPEILRVVGDTKYDGLKSISQPEGFHLREALRIPASHPVWMAGSTHPGEEIIVLDAFQTLRARYPKLTLVIAPRRLERVGEVMGLIAERGLDCIRRSAIQPDDSHGHDVILLDTMGELAKLYAVADVTFVGRSLIAPGGGHSLIEPAAQGKVVLHGPFVENVQHSADELGELGIAIEVADADAMAKRIMQLFEEDTLHARLMEKAVTLVKEKKGASREMAGLILRALDGAQ